In Pseudomonas sp. ADAK18, a single window of DNA contains:
- the recF gene encoding DNA replication/repair protein RecF, which yields MSLSRVSVTAVRNLHPVTFSPSPRINILHGANGSGKTSVLEAIHLLGLARSFRSARLLPVIQYEQLACTVFGQVELAEGGHSSLGISRDRQGEFQIRIDGQNARSAAQLAEILPLQLINPDSFRLLEGAPKIRRQFLDWGVFHVEPRFMATWQRLQKALRQRNSWLRHGTLDAASQAAWDRELCLASAEIDEYRRAYIKALKPVFEQTLSELLELEGLTLSYYRGWDKERELSAVLATSLQRDQQIGHTQAGPQRADLRLRLGAHNAADILSRGQQKLVVCALRIAQGHLVSQARRGQCIYLVDDLPSELDEQHRRALCRLLEDLRCQVFITCVDHELLREGWQTETPVALFHVEQGRITQTHDHRE from the coding sequence CCTCGTATCAATATCCTCCATGGCGCCAACGGCAGTGGTAAAACCAGCGTGCTGGAAGCCATTCACTTGTTGGGCCTTGCCCGTTCCTTTCGCAGTGCCCGTTTATTGCCGGTGATTCAATACGAACAATTGGCGTGCACGGTATTTGGTCAAGTCGAATTGGCCGAAGGCGGGCATAGCAGCCTGGGGATATCTCGTGATCGTCAGGGGGAGTTTCAGATTCGTATTGATGGGCAGAACGCTCGCAGTGCGGCGCAGTTGGCAGAGATTCTTCCATTGCAACTGATCAACCCCGACAGCTTTCGACTGTTGGAAGGTGCACCGAAAATCCGCAGGCAATTCCTCGATTGGGGAGTGTTCCACGTGGAACCGCGTTTCATGGCCACTTGGCAGCGCCTGCAGAAGGCCCTGCGGCAGCGGAACTCATGGCTGCGGCATGGTACACTTGACGCCGCTTCACAAGCTGCCTGGGACCGGGAACTGTGCCTGGCCAGCGCTGAAATAGATGAATACCGCCGCGCTTATATCAAAGCCTTGAAACCAGTCTTTGAGCAAACCTTGAGCGAGTTGTTGGAGCTCGAAGGTTTAACGCTGAGCTATTACCGAGGTTGGGACAAAGAGCGAGAGCTGAGTGCAGTGCTCGCGACGTCCTTGCAACGGGATCAGCAAATTGGCCACACCCAGGCCGGACCACAACGGGCTGATTTGCGCCTTAGACTAGGTGCACATAATGCCGCAGATATCTTGTCTCGCGGTCAGCAGAAGTTGGTGGTGTGTGCCCTGCGTATCGCCCAAGGGCATCTGGTTAGCCAGGCCCGGCGAGGTCAGTGTATTTATCTGGTGGATGACTTGCCGTCCGAACTGGATGAGCAGCACCGCCGCGCGCTTTGCCGCTTGTTGGAAGACTTACGCTGCCAGGTGTTTATCACCTGTGTAGACCACGAATTATTGAGGGAAGGCTGGCAGACGGAAACGCCAGTCGCTTTGTTCCACGTGGAACAAGGCCGTATCAC